One Herbaspirillum rubrisubalbicans genomic window carries:
- a CDS encoding MG2 domain-containing protein — protein MNQTETGLATRVTTSLRHIATRALAASLLLGAAMWSLPAPPAQAANASVLSFSPQGEVQRIRQVRARFSESMVKFGDPKAASPFDADCAVAGTARWADDKNWVYDFERDLPPGTRCSFNLRADAKSVAGNAMSGKTRFQFSTGGPAVTRIEPYHGAQIAEDQAFILFQNGPATEASVREHLYCEAEGINERIPTKAVGQADRKALLQQFAKGVDPAAVSIVQCQQRLPNEAHVKLVWDRGIAAASAPAIVTSKPQVFTFQVRSEFAASLSCQRENANAACSPILPVSLSFSAPVPRKLAEQVVMNASTGKIKPTLEGDKDEAVRELRFKPPFPEKSEFTISLPSGFKDEDGRTLTNAASFPLKSALADFPPLAKFAAAPFGIIELNADPALPVTLRRVEAGLQVRGKDGRAMPGQVADLKVDGDRAVIAWLTRLNQYHEKWGDPKKVDTRSISLLAKEPGVKKLDLPAQKEAKDGEWPFEVIGIPLKDPGFYVVELESQKLGASLLGKPQPMYVRTSALVTNLSVHVKLGRANGAVWVTRLDDAKPVADAEIRVSNCDGTQLWQGKTNANGVAMMPALEDACLNRGYSADNAAKINGLFVSARKTDEKGRQDMAFALTSWNEGIESWRFNLPTDMDKSATTRATTIFDRTLLRAGETVSMKHVIRTETLQGFGLVRKEDLPTRIRISHLGSGQQYQFPLTWRGNKSAETSFTLPKEAKLGTYEVVLDQGRVNANASEQTGDDEDSYGRGTYVTGTFRVEEFRLPLMQGRITPPKGAQVAIKELPLDLQLNYINGGAAANQTVQVSSLLRSRSLDMAGYDGFSFDAPRSDDDSNADDQKIVADKLAVTLDKNGAGRAIIGKLPALQRPQELLTEMTYSDPNGEVQTISTVTPLWPSAVVVGLRTGNWVSVKKKLTLTAVTLNTAGQPQAGVPVEIRGLARQTNSHRKRMVGGFYAYENDESKQDLGKLCSGKSDQHGMFTCDTELSEAGNVDLIATAKDGNGNAAAARSSVWVTGRGEVWFDGENQDRIDILPEKKNYQPGETASFQVRMPFRHATALVAVEREGVIDTRVVSLSGQDPTISVPMKAEYGPNVYVSVLAVRGRMREVPWYSFFIWGWKEPINWWHEFREYQGPGPIVDLSKPAWKFGIAEVNVGDAGHRLQVAVSTDKPSYPIRAVAKVQVQVKLPNGKPAAGGEFALAAVDEALLELQPNGSWDVLRAMLQRRSYGVETSTAQMQVVGKRHYGKKATPAGGGGGRAPTRELFDTLLLWKPSVTLDAEGRAQLEVPLNDALTSFRIVAIAENGIDDFGTGSISIRSTQDVQLISGLPPLVREGDHFNGTVTVRNTTTHDMNIKVTARAQGSTTASTLTLPEREVKIASGQAAEVMWPVQTPEGISQLAWDISAQEQGGQKARDAMKFTQRVVPAVPVTVQQATLFQLDKSAAINVARPADSLPGRGGLAVALKPSLAGGSDALTRYFVNYPFACLEQKTSKAIGLRDEAAWQKIAADLPTYLDGDGLAYYFPPSDSGARRGSDTLTAYLLAATNEAGYAIPQASRDKMLDGLAAFVEGKVMREFWSPQKDLDVRKLAALEALSRYNRVQPAMLGSLQINPNSWPTSGLLDWIAILQRVNTLPERQKKLDEADQILRARLNFQGTRMGFSNEEGDYWWWLMSSADANANRLILLELNNPAWRDDLPRLVAGAIGRQQRGHWSTTTANVWGSLALEKFARKFESEPVTGTTRVTLEQGGATSTTQSLAWSGAANGGKLQLPWPQDHAQAGSVRFAQEGNGKPWVTLQSLAAVPLTQPFAAGYRITRKVEAIEQKQAGVYTRGDVLRVTLDIDAQAEMTWVVVSDPVPGGATLLGSGLGRDSTIAQGKQDAPRDRGMGWLAYEERSFEAYRAYYEAMPKGRTSISYTVRLNNAGEFNLPPTRVEAMYAPEMFGEIPNGKLVVKAAQ, from the coding sequence ATGAATCAAACGGAAACCGGCCTGGCCACACGGGTCACGACATCCTTGCGTCACATCGCCACCCGCGCCCTGGCCGCAAGCCTGCTGCTGGGGGCAGCCATGTGGTCGCTGCCGGCCCCGCCGGCGCAAGCCGCCAATGCCAGCGTGCTGTCCTTCTCGCCGCAGGGCGAGGTGCAGCGCATCCGCCAGGTGCGGGCGCGCTTTTCCGAATCCATGGTCAAGTTCGGCGACCCCAAGGCGGCGTCGCCCTTCGACGCCGATTGCGCCGTGGCCGGCACCGCCCGCTGGGCCGATGACAAGAACTGGGTCTACGACTTCGAACGCGACCTGCCACCCGGCACCCGGTGCAGCTTCAACCTGCGCGCCGATGCCAAATCGGTGGCCGGCAATGCGATGAGCGGCAAGACCCGCTTCCAGTTCAGCACCGGCGGCCCGGCTGTCACGCGCATCGAACCCTACCACGGCGCCCAGATCGCCGAAGACCAGGCTTTCATCCTGTTCCAGAACGGCCCGGCCACCGAAGCCTCGGTGCGCGAGCACCTGTATTGCGAAGCTGAAGGTATCAACGAACGCATTCCCACCAAGGCGGTGGGCCAAGCCGATCGCAAGGCGCTGCTGCAACAGTTCGCCAAGGGCGTGGACCCGGCTGCCGTGAGCATCGTGCAGTGTCAGCAGCGCCTGCCCAATGAAGCCCATGTGAAACTGGTCTGGGATCGCGGTATTGCGGCAGCCAGCGCACCCGCCATCGTCACCTCCAAGCCCCAGGTCTTCACGTTCCAGGTGCGCAGCGAATTCGCCGCCAGCCTGTCCTGCCAGCGCGAGAACGCCAACGCCGCCTGCTCGCCGATCCTGCCGGTGAGCTTGTCGTTTTCGGCGCCGGTGCCGCGCAAGCTGGCCGAGCAGGTGGTGATGAACGCCAGCACCGGCAAGATCAAGCCAACCCTGGAAGGGGACAAGGATGAAGCGGTGCGCGAACTGCGCTTCAAGCCGCCATTCCCGGAAAAATCCGAATTCACCATCAGCCTGCCATCGGGCTTCAAGGATGAAGATGGCCGCACGCTCACCAATGCCGCCTCCTTTCCGCTGAAGTCGGCGCTGGCCGATTTCCCGCCGCTGGCCAAGTTCGCGGCGGCGCCCTTCGGCATCATCGAACTCAATGCCGATCCCGCCCTGCCGGTCACGCTGCGCCGGGTGGAAGCCGGCCTGCAGGTGCGCGGCAAGGATGGGCGCGCCATGCCGGGCCAAGTGGCCGATCTCAAGGTCGATGGTGACCGTGCGGTCATCGCCTGGCTCACGCGCCTGAACCAGTATCACGAGAAATGGGGCGACCCGAAAAAGGTCGATACCCGCAGCATCAGCCTGCTGGCCAAGGAGCCGGGTGTCAAGAAACTCGACCTGCCCGCGCAGAAGGAGGCCAAGGACGGCGAATGGCCCTTTGAAGTGATCGGCATTCCCTTGAAAGACCCCGGCTTCTACGTGGTCGAACTGGAATCGCAGAAGCTGGGCGCGTCGCTGCTGGGCAAGCCGCAACCGATGTACGTGCGCACCAGTGCGCTGGTGACCAATTTGTCGGTGCATGTGAAACTGGGCCGCGCCAATGGCGCCGTCTGGGTGACCCGGCTGGATGATGCCAAACCGGTGGCCGATGCCGAGATCCGCGTGTCCAATTGCGATGGTACCCAGCTCTGGCAGGGCAAGACCAATGCCAATGGCGTAGCCATGATGCCGGCGCTGGAAGATGCCTGCCTCAACCGTGGCTACAGCGCCGACAATGCGGCCAAGATCAATGGCCTCTTCGTGAGCGCCCGCAAGACCGATGAAAAGGGCCGCCAGGACATGGCCTTTGCGCTGACCTCCTGGAACGAAGGCATCGAATCCTGGCGCTTCAACCTGCCCACCGACATGGACAAGTCGGCCACCACCCGTGCCACCACCATCTTCGACCGCACCCTGTTGCGCGCCGGCGAAACGGTGTCGATGAAGCACGTCATCCGCACCGAGACCCTGCAAGGCTTCGGCCTGGTGCGCAAGGAAGACCTGCCCACGCGCATTCGCATCAGCCACCTCGGCAGTGGCCAGCAATATCAGTTCCCGCTGACCTGGCGTGGCAACAAGAGCGCCGAGACCAGCTTCACGCTGCCGAAGGAAGCCAAGCTGGGCACGTATGAAGTCGTGTTAGACCAGGGGCGCGTCAATGCCAATGCCAGTGAGCAGACTGGTGACGACGAAGATAGCTACGGCCGTGGCACCTACGTCACCGGCACCTTCCGTGTGGAAGAATTCCGCCTGCCGCTGATGCAGGGCCGCATCACTCCGCCCAAGGGCGCGCAGGTCGCCATCAAGGAACTGCCGCTGGACCTGCAACTGAACTACATCAACGGCGGTGCTGCCGCCAACCAGACGGTACAGGTGTCCTCGCTGCTGCGTTCGCGTTCGCTGGACATGGCTGGTTACGATGGCTTCTCCTTCGACGCCCCGCGCAGCGATGACGACAGCAATGCCGACGACCAGAAGATCGTCGCCGACAAGCTGGCCGTCACGCTCGACAAGAACGGCGCCGGCCGCGCCATCATCGGCAAGCTGCCGGCGCTGCAACGGCCGCAGGAACTGCTGACCGAGATGACCTACAGCGACCCCAATGGCGAGGTCCAGACCATCTCCACCGTCACGCCGCTGTGGCCCTCCGCCGTGGTGGTGGGCCTGCGCACTGGCAACTGGGTCTCGGTCAAGAAAAAGCTCACGTTGACTGCCGTCACCCTCAACACCGCCGGCCAGCCGCAAGCCGGCGTGCCGGTGGAAATCCGGGGCCTGGCGCGTCAGACCAATTCGCACCGCAAGCGCATGGTCGGCGGCTTCTACGCCTATGAAAACGATGAGAGCAAGCAAGACCTCGGCAAGCTTTGCTCGGGCAAGAGCGACCAGCATGGCATGTTCACCTGCGACACCGAGCTGTCCGAGGCCGGTAATGTGGACCTGATCGCCACCGCCAAGGATGGCAATGGCAACGCCGCGGCGGCCCGTTCCTCGGTGTGGGTCACCGGGCGCGGCGAAGTCTGGTTCGATGGCGAGAACCAGGACCGCATCGACATCCTGCCCGAGAAAAAGAATTACCAGCCCGGCGAGACCGCCAGCTTCCAGGTGCGAATGCCCTTCCGCCATGCCACCGCCCTGGTGGCGGTGGAGCGCGAAGGGGTGATCGATACCCGCGTGGTGTCATTGTCGGGGCAGGACCCGACCATCAGCGTACCGATGAAAGCCGAGTACGGTCCCAACGTCTACGTCTCGGTCCTGGCCGTGCGCGGCCGGATGCGCGAGGTGCCGTGGTATTCCTTCTTCATCTGGGGCTGGAAGGAACCGATCAACTGGTGGCATGAATTCCGCGAGTACCAGGGCCCCGGCCCCATCGTCGATCTCTCCAAGCCGGCCTGGAAGTTCGGCATCGCCGAGGTCAACGTGGGCGACGCCGGTCATCGCCTGCAAGTAGCGGTCAGCACCGACAAGCCGAGCTATCCCATCCGTGCCGTGGCCAAGGTCCAGGTGCAGGTCAAGCTGCCCAACGGCAAGCCAGCCGCCGGCGGTGAATTCGCCCTGGCCGCCGTCGATGAAGCCCTGCTGGAACTGCAACCCAATGGCAGTTGGGATGTGCTGCGCGCCATGCTGCAACGGCGCAGCTACGGCGTGGAAACCTCGACGGCGCAGATGCAGGTGGTCGGCAAACGTCACTATGGCAAGAAGGCCACGCCGGCCGGCGGCGGCGGTGGCCGTGCGCCGACGCGCGAACTGTTCGATACCTTGCTGCTCTGGAAGCCCAGCGTAACGCTGGACGCCGAGGGCAGGGCGCAACTGGAGGTGCCGCTCAACGATGCGCTGACTTCCTTCCGCATCGTCGCCATCGCCGAGAATGGCATCGACGACTTCGGTACCGGCAGCATCAGCATCCGTTCCACCCAGGACGTTCAGCTCATCTCCGGCCTGCCGCCCCTGGTGCGCGAGGGCGACCATTTCAACGGTACGGTCACGGTACGCAACACTACCACCCATGATATGAACATCAAGGTAACGGCACGCGCGCAAGGCAGTACCACGGCCAGCACGCTGACGCTGCCGGAACGCGAGGTGAAGATTGCTTCCGGGCAGGCGGCCGAAGTCATGTGGCCGGTGCAGACCCCCGAAGGCATCAGCCAACTGGCCTGGGACATCAGCGCCCAGGAGCAGGGCGGCCAGAAGGCCAGAGATGCGATGAAGTTCACCCAGCGCGTGGTCCCTGCGGTGCCGGTCACGGTGCAGCAGGCCACGCTGTTCCAGCTCGACAAGAGCGCCGCCATCAACGTCGCCCGTCCGGCCGACAGCCTGCCTGGGCGCGGTGGCCTGGCCGTAGCCTTGAAGCCCAGCCTGGCCGGCGGCAGCGATGCGCTCACGCGTTACTTCGTCAATTACCCCTTCGCCTGCCTGGAACAGAAGACCTCCAAGGCCATCGGCCTGCGTGACGAAGCCGCCTGGCAAAAGATCGCCGCCGACCTGCCGACCTATCTGGACGGCGACGGCCTGGCCTACTACTTCCCGCCCAGCGACAGCGGCGCGCGTCGTGGCAGCGATACGCTGACCGCCTACCTGCTGGCCGCCACCAACGAAGCCGGCTACGCCATCCCGCAGGCCAGCCGCGACAAGATGCTTGATGGCCTGGCCGCCTTCGTCGAGGGTAAGGTCATGCGCGAGTTCTGGTCGCCACAGAAAGACCTGGACGTGCGCAAGCTGGCCGCGCTGGAAGCGCTGTCGCGCTACAACCGCGTGCAGCCGGCCATGCTGGGATCGCTCCAGATCAATCCCAATAGCTGGCCCACTTCCGGCCTGCTGGACTGGATCGCCATCCTGCAACGCGTCAACACCCTCCCCGAGCGCCAGAAGAAGCTCGATGAAGCCGACCAGATCCTGCGCGCCCGCCTGAACTTCCAGGGCACGCGCATGGGCTTCTCCAACGAAGAGGGCGATTACTGGTGGTGGTTGATGAGCAGCGCCGACGCCAACGCCAACCGCCTGATCCTGCTGGAGCTGAACAACCCGGCCTGGCGCGACGACTTGCCGCGCCTGGTGGCCGGCGCCATCGGCCGCCAGCAGCGCGGCCACTGGAGCACCACCACGGCCAACGTCTGGGGCAGCCTGGCGCTGGAGAAATTCGCCCGCAAGTTCGAATCCGAACCGGTCACCGGCACCACCCGCGTTACGCTGGAACAAGGCGGCGCCACCAGCACCACCCAAAGCCTGGCCTGGAGCGGAGCGGCCAATGGCGGCAAGCTGCAATTGCCCTGGCCGCAAGACCATGCCCAGGCCGGCAGCGTGCGCTTTGCGCAAGAAGGCAACGGCAAGCCCTGGGTCACCTTGCAAAGCCTGGCCGCGGTTCCCTTGACGCAGCCTTTCGCCGCGGGCTATCGCATCACCCGCAAGGTCGAGGCCATTGAGCAGAAGCAGGCCGGTGTATATACACGCGGCGACGTGTTGCGGGTGACGCTGGACATCGATGCGCAAGCCGAGATGACCTGGGTCGTGGTGAGCGACCCGGTGCCGGGTGGCGCCACGTTGTTGGGTTCTGGTCTCGGGCGCGACTCCACCATCGCCCAAGGCAAGCAGGATGCCCCCCGCGATCGCGGCATGGGCTGGCTGGCCTATGAAGAGCGCAGCTTCGAAGCCTATCGCGCGTATTACGAAGCCATGCCCAAGGGCCGCACCAGCATCAGCTACACCGTGCGCCTGAACAATGCGGGTGAATTCAACCTGCCGCCCACGCGGGTAGAAGCCATGTATGCGCCCGAGATGTTCGGTGAAATCCCCAACGGCAAGCTCGTCGTGAAGGCGGCGCAGTGA
- a CDS encoding LysR family transcriptional regulator, with protein sequence MSIQSEELRTFVAVVEAGTLSSAAEVLEQTTSGVSRALSRLEEKLGASLLTRTTRRMELTEEGEALLHQARAILGAMEQAEDTVRMRSRKPVGKLRVDAAVPFMLHCVVPHVGAFRAAYPDIELELTTNDRFIDLVEQRADIAIRIGELQDSTLHARPLSSARLNIVASPDYLARCGTPESVEALEQHQLIGFSQPDILNHWPLRHTAGDRYQTRPAIRASSGETIRHLALQGQGIACLSSFMTDADIAAGHLVRLLDHYDSGFRQKISAVYYHNTQLSRRISCFLDFLQCKL encoded by the coding sequence ATGAGCATTCAATCGGAGGAATTGCGCACCTTTGTCGCCGTGGTGGAGGCGGGCACCTTGTCATCGGCCGCCGAGGTGCTGGAGCAGACCACCTCGGGCGTGAGCCGGGCGCTGTCGCGGCTGGAGGAAAAACTGGGCGCCAGTCTGCTGACCCGCACCACGCGTCGCATGGAATTGACCGAGGAAGGCGAAGCCTTGCTGCACCAGGCGCGCGCCATCCTGGGGGCGATGGAGCAGGCCGAAGACACGGTAAGGATGCGCAGCCGCAAGCCGGTAGGCAAGTTGCGGGTGGACGCCGCCGTGCCCTTCATGCTGCACTGTGTGGTGCCGCATGTGGGGGCCTTTCGCGCAGCCTATCCCGACATCGAACTGGAACTGACCACCAATGACCGCTTCATCGACCTGGTCGAGCAGCGCGCCGACATCGCCATCCGCATCGGTGAATTGCAGGATTCGACACTGCACGCGCGGCCCCTCAGTTCGGCCCGGCTCAACATCGTGGCCAGCCCCGACTATCTGGCCCGGTGCGGCACGCCGGAGTCGGTGGAGGCGCTGGAACAGCACCAGTTGATCGGCTTTTCCCAGCCCGACATCCTCAATCACTGGCCGCTGCGCCATACCGCCGGCGACCGCTACCAGACCCGCCCCGCCATTCGCGCCTCCAGCGGCGAGACCATCCGCCATCTGGCCTTGCAAGGGCAGGGCATCGCCTGCCTGTCCAGCTTCATGACCGATGCCGATATCGCCGCCGGGCACCTGGTACGCCTCCTGGATCATTACGATAGCGGCTTTCGCCAGAAGATCTCGGCGGTGTACTACCACAACACCCAACTCTCGCGCCGCATCAGCTGTTTCCTGGATTTTTTGCAATGCAAGCTATAA
- a CDS encoding MFS transporter — protein MPIALWALTISAFAIGTTEFVIMGLLPEVAANLGVSLSSAGLLVTGYALGVFVGAPLVTATTGRLPRKTLLIALMVVFVIGNLACAMAPGYVTLMIGRVVASFAHGAFFGVGSVVATSLVPKEKQASAIALMFTGLTVANVLGVPFGTWLGQSYGWRATFWAVTAIGVIALAATAVLVPRSQGGQEADFGKEVRVLMRPQVMLGLLMTVLGFGGVFAAFTYIAPILTDISGFPASAVSPILLLFGLGLVIGNLAGGKLADKKLMATLLGSLVLLAVVLVLFGLTNGHQIAAIVGVGLMGMAAFATVPPLQMRVLEKATGAPNLASSANIAAFNLGNAAGAWLGGVTIDHGPGLHAVPYVAALLPLAGIVVALVSWKMDASSAALSGTERTTTC, from the coding sequence ATGCCAATTGCTCTTTGGGCGCTGACCATCAGCGCATTCGCCATCGGAACCACCGAATTCGTCATCATGGGCCTGCTACCGGAAGTCGCGGCCAATCTGGGCGTGAGCCTGTCCTCGGCCGGGTTGCTGGTGACCGGCTATGCGCTGGGCGTGTTCGTGGGCGCCCCGCTGGTCACCGCCACCACCGGCCGCCTGCCGCGCAAGACCTTGCTCATTGCGCTGATGGTGGTATTCGTCATCGGCAACCTGGCCTGCGCCATGGCACCGGGGTATGTCACCTTGATGATAGGACGCGTAGTGGCGTCCTTCGCCCATGGCGCCTTCTTCGGCGTCGGTTCGGTGGTAGCCACCAGCCTGGTGCCCAAGGAAAAGCAAGCCTCCGCCATCGCCTTGATGTTTACCGGGTTGACGGTGGCCAATGTGCTGGGCGTACCCTTCGGCACCTGGCTGGGCCAGAGCTATGGCTGGCGTGCCACCTTCTGGGCGGTGACCGCCATCGGCGTGATCGCGCTGGCCGCCACCGCAGTGCTGGTGCCGCGCTCGCAGGGTGGCCAGGAAGCCGACTTCGGCAAGGAAGTACGGGTACTGATGCGCCCGCAGGTGATGCTGGGCCTGTTGATGACGGTGCTGGGCTTTGGCGGCGTATTTGCGGCCTTCACCTATATCGCCCCGATCCTGACCGACATCAGCGGTTTCCCGGCCTCGGCGGTCTCGCCCATCCTGCTGCTGTTCGGATTGGGACTGGTAATCGGCAACCTGGCCGGCGGCAAGCTGGCCGACAAGAAGTTGATGGCCACCCTGCTGGGCAGCCTGGTCTTGCTGGCCGTGGTGCTGGTGCTGTTCGGCCTGACCAATGGCCACCAGATCGCCGCCATCGTCGGTGTGGGCCTGATGGGTATGGCCGCCTTCGCCACCGTGCCGCCGCTGCAGATGCGCGTGCTGGAAAAGGCGACCGGCGCACCCAACCTAGCCTCCTCAGCCAATATCGCCGCCTTCAACCTGGGCAATGCCGCCGGCGCCTGGCTGGGCGGCGTGACCATCGATCACGGTCCGGGCCTGCACGCGGTGCCCTACGTGGCCGCCCTGCTGCCGCTGGCCGGGATCGTGGTGGCCCTGGTGAGCTGGAAGATGGATGCCAGCTCGGCCGCACTGTCCGGCACCGAACGCACCACGACCTGCTGA
- a CDS encoding SDR family oxidoreductase, whose translation MPHPATSPQPQRHTALVVGAHGVIGSRLIAHLQSLPQWEVIGLSRRGGEQGKQERLRHVAVDLLDAVDTERQLARLEQVTHVFYAAYQHRPSWSELVAPNLTMLQHTVQAVQAHAPGLRHISLMQGYKVYGGHLGPFKTPARESDAQFMPPEFMFDQQRWLEQRRIDSGRCWSWSAPRPAVVGGAALGNPMNLALAIALYACMSKALGLPLRFPGKPGAYDKLVEMTDADLLAKGTVWAATTEAVANQAFNVGNGDLFRWSEMWPKIARYFGMEVGTPLPLKLAEVMADKAALWERIVTAHGLKQHPYASLSAWEFADFVFSWDYDMFGDGSKARRLGFHEYVETEQMFYRLFDTFKERKIIPWS comes from the coding sequence ATGCCCCATCCTGCAACTTCTCCCCAGCCGCAGCGCCACACCGCCCTGGTGGTGGGTGCCCACGGCGTGATCGGCAGTCGGTTGATCGCGCATCTGCAGTCCCTGCCGCAATGGGAGGTGATCGGCCTGTCGCGCCGCGGCGGCGAGCAAGGCAAGCAGGAGCGCCTGCGCCACGTCGCCGTAGACCTGCTCGATGCCGTCGATACCGAACGCCAGTTGGCGCGGCTGGAACAGGTCACCCACGTGTTCTACGCCGCCTACCAGCACCGCCCCAGCTGGAGCGAGCTGGTAGCGCCCAACCTGACCATGCTGCAGCACACGGTGCAGGCAGTGCAAGCCCATGCGCCGGGCTTGCGGCATATCAGCCTGATGCAGGGCTACAAGGTCTACGGCGGTCATCTCGGTCCCTTCAAGACACCGGCGCGCGAAAGCGATGCGCAGTTCATGCCGCCCGAATTCATGTTCGACCAGCAGCGCTGGCTGGAGCAGCGGCGCATCGATTCCGGCCGCTGCTGGAGCTGGTCGGCACCGCGCCCGGCGGTGGTCGGCGGCGCCGCGCTGGGCAATCCCATGAACCTGGCGCTGGCCATTGCACTGTATGCCTGCATGTCCAAGGCGCTGGGACTGCCGCTGCGCTTTCCGGGCAAGCCGGGCGCCTATGACAAATTGGTGGAGATGACCGACGCCGATCTGTTGGCCAAGGGCACGGTGTGGGCCGCCACCACCGAGGCGGTCGCCAACCAGGCCTTCAATGTCGGCAATGGCGACCTGTTCCGCTGGAGCGAGATGTGGCCGAAGATCGCCCGCTATTTCGGTATGGAAGTGGGCACGCCGCTGCCGCTGAAGCTGGCCGAGGTGATGGCCGACAAGGCAGCATTGTGGGAACGCATCGTCACAGCGCATGGCTTGAAGCAGCATCCTTATGCTTCATTGTCGGCGTGGGAATTTGCCGACTTCGTGTTCTCCTGGGACTACGACATGTTCGGCGATGGCAGCAAGGCGCGGCGCCTGGGCTTTCATGAATATGTGGAGACGGAGCAGATGTTTTATCGGCTCTTTGATACCTTCAAGGAGCGCAAGATCATTCCTTGGTCCTGA